In the genome of Populus trichocarpa isolate Nisqually-1 chromosome 10, P.trichocarpa_v4.1, whole genome shotgun sequence, the window CCCATACCAACACACAGAGGGACTCCATATACTAAGAATTTATTTAACCCGTTAGAGCGTGTCAAGAGTACAGAAAAAATCATTACCAAGTTCAATTTGTAAAGCCAAGAGACAACATCAATGATGAGATGAACAACTGGAAAACTAAAGGTATGAAGAACTATACACATCCTCGCCCAACCACCCACCATCGACCATATAAGAATCTATGCTCTTTTTTCTCTAttcacaacaaaaacaaatgacccCAGCTAAATCATAATAGCATAAATGCACTAAGAATAAGATGACAACATTAACCCCCATCCATCACACGACAATGCCACCATTGCATATTTCTTAAATGGAAATGACTTCAGCATGACTTGACCGACTATGGTGGTGTCGTTTCCCGTGGTGGCGCCGGCCTCCGCCAAAAGTAACAGGATCGTAAGATTTGAGTCGGTCTGCTTCTTTGGTATTGATCACACACTCTGATGGGGGAGCCCTGTACCGAACCCGATCATAGCAATAAGAATATGTCATAAACTTGGCCCTAAAGCTCTCCATCTTAATTCTTTGCACTGGTGTGACACCGGTGGGGATCGCCTGAGAACTCTCTGTATTATCGCATCTTGGAAACTGCTCAACAGGATCGACAGCACACCCGTGCAGAACAAGGTCAGAAAATTCAGCGACATAAGGGGCGTATTTGTAATTCACTCTATATTTGCCTCCATTAGTAGCCCAATCAGACCCATCCCATATCGTTGCATACAAAGACATTGGCTTGGAAGGGAAATCTGCTCCCATAGATTCTGTTCTTTTAACCTCTCTAATTGGAATGTTGTCCACgtaaaatctaaatataaaagaaatggaCACGGAATTAGAATGGTAGTCAATGCACCAAAAAGGATTAATCCTCCTAAAACAAAATCAGCACAACTTGTTCATATGCAAAATAGAAAACCAATACCTTCTAATTGGTAAATGTGAAAAATTGAGGAAACAAGTATATAAAATTGTGAATATCTGACAAGATTGGATGCTTTTTCGGTCTTTCCCTGAGAATTACAGGGTTGCATACAGCTCCGTCACATCAATGTTTAAATAGATTCTTATCTCGAATTTAATCTAACTTTTCTCAGTAACCAAACAAATAAGTTTACCAAACTTTAGCCACGCCAAAGCTGCCAGACTGGTTTTGTTAAAACAGGTGCATGTCCCTAAAGGTAAAAGAACAGAGAACTTTCTGTGCTAGTCACCTAAAAGAAGGAACTTTGTCTCTACCTACAGAGAATGCATTCATCCTACCCCCCAAAACAGTAAATTACATCCCGTATATACCATGAGGTCATTattgattaaaaggtaaagtaCACCCTTTAAAAAGCtctaattgcaagaaaaataatacatgtaAAACCACACAggtaaacaaaacaagaagaaaaaaaaagatggggaAGCGGGTTTGTTGCTTACATGATCTGAGAATTGGTCCAGAGAATGCTATACTGATGGAAATCATCAGAGGGATCGAACCAGAGGCTGTATCTCTCTTCTCTGCCGGCACTAGTGCTGCCATTGCCATAAATGTTTGTCTGGATCCTCCAATCTTTGCCTCTTATGTTACCCAAGAACTCGAAGTCAATTTCATCATGGTTCTTCTCGAATATGTCACCATTTGACATCtgttaagaaaagaaacagacATGAAATAAGAagagtttttttctaatttttcttttatcaaaattttgaaatttatcagCGAAAATTAGCatgataatgatattatttattttccttgctagattttaaagaaaagataaacatttTGTGGAGAGAAATGGCAAGCTGAGGGTAGActgtatttttttcagtttcttaaAACAGAGCTTAGACATGAACCATAAAATCAATGGACAACTAACAAACCCATGAGAATGAGTTTATTGTAGTCTGATCAGACTTTCAAGGTTAGCATGACAGAGAAAACAGTtggcatgaagaagaaaaaaactgtaAATCAAAGAAACATCAATCTGAGTTTCTTTGATACATTGAAAGCACTAGACTTGAAAGATAAATCAAATACTCcccatgaaaagaaagaaaaaacaccaaTTTAGGTCTGATAAATGATGAACTGAATTCAAATATTAAACctccattatttatttaaaaacacattaaaattcttTGATATGTACAGTACTGTTACTCAcataaaaagcaaccacaactcCAGCAGTATAATCTGCTGGCAACTTGATAGAAGCACTGAAGTATCCATGTAGGTATAAGTCCTGAGAAACAAATCCCGACCCTGCATATACACAACCCAAAGAAACTCTCAATGGATGCCAAcgcaacacacacacataaggaaatgaaaaaacagAATCATAGACCCAAAACAGAAATTATGAAAATACGAGAACCTGTCCTCTCATCTAGAGATAAATGGACTCTCTTTCCATCTCTGTACATGACCAGATTATCATCCCCAAAAAGTTGGGTGTATCCTTCATCAAAGGATATAATAGGCAATGAAGTTCTTTGAATTTGAGACCCAGAAACAAAAAGCGCAAGAAGAGAGCAAATTAAGAGAAAACAAGGACCAAGATAAGAGCACgccatcttttcttttgtgtgttAATGgtgtgttttcttttgaaaaaaatcaaacagagGAAGAAAGTTCCTCGCTTGACTAGAATGAAAGAACGGTGTCTATTAGCTGTGTGTGTGAatgaatgaatttatatatatatatatatatatatatagtaagagAGAAAGTAGAGTGTTGAGGAAGGAGAGAACGGTGTGTGGAAGAATATGAATATCTCTGCCTCTAGAACTATGGGGAGAGGAGAGGGAGAGCAAAGGGCTAATGAGAGCAGCGAGAGAAAAGGGAGGTCATTTTACAGTGGAGGGAGAGGTGTGGGCTGTTCTTGTGTAGAaaggtttttagtttttttggaaTGTACCGTCCCCCAACCTACTACTACTACTCGgtattcttttttcatttgtattgcatttatggttattattattattattgacgcGTATTTAAATTATGTACAGTGTATCTGTATACAGAATTGGAAATTAGAAATACTAAATTTGGATTTGGATGCAGTTTTAACTTTTCTTTACGTTTTTTTATGAACAGCCACgctacattaaaaaagaaaattattggcATGGAGAATTCCCATATACATGTcactattcattataataatgcAATTATTCTTTTgctcttctaataaaaaatcataatgtttTCCCCATATAAATTGGAACAATCCGGTATTTTGACCTTTTAAAACCACATTGTGAAGATCATGTatctttaaaagtatttttttaaaaaaatctatcgggataatttgattttttatattttcaaagtgtAATATAGATACtatattacttttaaaataaatttttcaaaactttcatcaatggattttttttttcaaactag includes:
- the LOC7462652 gene encoding probable xyloglucan endotransglucosylase/hydrolase protein 28 gives rise to the protein MACSYLGPCFLLICSLLALFVSGSQIQRTSLPIISFDEGYTQLFGDDNLVMYRDGKRVHLSLDERTGSGFVSQDLYLHGYFSASIKLPADYTAGVVVAFYMSNGDIFEKNHDEIDFEFLGNIRGKDWRIQTNIYGNGSTSAGREERYSLWFDPSDDFHQYSILWTNSQIIFYVDNIPIREVKRTESMGADFPSKPMSLYATIWDGSDWATNGGKYRVNYKYAPYVAEFSDLVLHGCAVDPVEQFPRCDNTESSQAIPTGVTPVQRIKMESFRAKFMTYSYCYDRVRYRAPPSECVINTKEADRLKSYDPVTFGGGRRHHGKRHHHSRSSHAEVISI